From Calothrix sp. PCC 6303, a single genomic window includes:
- a CDS encoding TIGR00297 family protein translates to MLGLIENFNPWLTGIILNAFLLSIAWFLPKKLLTPAGFFHAWLLGVLIWGTLGWQGYVVVMFYFLVGSSVTRIGMAQKEAEGIAEKRSGARGPENVWGSALIGALCAVGAGLVSYQILPNSIAKSLFLLGYVASFSTKLSDTCASEIGKAYGKRTFLITTLQPVPRGTEGAVSLEGTIAGIGASLLQALVGWGVGLIDGFGLLWCILAAFVATNLESVIGATLQSKYNWLTNELVNVINTLIGAVAAVLFSYIWVSVIA, encoded by the coding sequence ATGTTGGGTTTAATCGAAAATTTCAATCCCTGGCTGACCGGAATTATTCTGAATGCTTTTTTGTTGAGTATTGCCTGGTTTTTACCAAAAAAACTATTAACCCCGGCAGGATTTTTTCATGCTTGGTTGCTGGGTGTATTAATCTGGGGAACCCTCGGCTGGCAAGGTTATGTAGTCGTAATGTTTTATTTCCTCGTCGGTTCTTCTGTCACCCGCATTGGCATGGCACAAAAAGAAGCTGAAGGCATCGCCGAAAAACGTTCAGGTGCCAGAGGACCAGAAAATGTCTGGGGTTCAGCTTTAATCGGGGCATTGTGTGCCGTTGGTGCAGGTTTAGTCAGTTATCAAATTTTGCCCAACTCCATAGCCAAATCTCTATTTTTGCTAGGCTATGTCGCTAGTTTTAGTACCAAGCTTTCCGATACCTGTGCAAGTGAAATTGGCAAAGCCTACGGAAAAAGAACATTTTTAATTACCACTTTACAACCCGTACCCCGTGGCACCGAAGGTGCAGTTAGTTTGGAGGGTACAATTGCTGGTATCGGGGCATCGTTACTACAGGCACTAGTCGGTTGGGGTGTTGGTTTAATTGATGGCTTTGGGTTATTGTGGTGCATTCTGGCTGCATTTGTTGCCACTAATTTGGAAAGTGTAATTGGGGCAACATTACAATCAAAATATAATTGGTTAACTAATGAACTAGTGAATGTGATCAACACCTTGATTGGGGCTGTGGCTGCTGTTCTGTTTAGCTATATCTGGGTAAGTGTAATTGCTTAA
- a CDS encoding S8 family peptidase, protein MPTTPGGSLSTATDINLLSSNSLFTDRVDRLQKQDFYRFSLSSSSSFNLHLDELSADADVQLVKDGNGNGIIDSGEVIKESRLGGTSAETIALPNLDFGTYYIQVYAYGGAETNYKLTVSATSNESIPISTSGGSSRWEKGTLRADIFTYQRNSQITFISGNGNVDFGSGKRDVLNLKDAGVFRNQVTFDWATASGGGVVANPGNKSRLFDEIRLNGGDGRRILFEGIEKIEFAGGVTYDLTQQVPDNNITPVVVPNDEAFNQQWNLHITGVHNAWRFTTGSADKVLIGIEDSGLGTDSNGNIHPDLRRTFFNGNNYLDESSSYSHGTLVQSTIAARGNNQQGIAGINWSSDSYMVDVLGGDNGDYDLASATQSIIDKAVSLGRRLVINFSLVGGSSKELQNIIASNQDVLFVFAAGNDNKDSISSPGSFAQSYSNVISVGSSWGLTDWYRNAKNPGDRAYYENWWGSNYASQADINAGLRPLTLMAPTEFIAGNAERNTSGTYNFNYDNKFNGTSASTPMVSGIASLVWSANPNLSASEIKAILAETAYDLGEQGYDQYYGYGFVNADAAVRTALALARG, encoded by the coding sequence ATGCCTACTACTCCTGGTGGTTCTCTGAGTACAGCTACAGATATAAATTTATTGTCATCAAATAGCCTTTTTACTGATCGGGTGGATAGGCTGCAAAAACAGGATTTTTATCGATTCAGCTTAAGTAGTAGCAGTAGTTTCAATCTTCACCTTGATGAACTCAGTGCCGATGCAGATGTCCAGTTAGTAAAAGATGGAAATGGCAATGGTATTATTGACTCAGGAGAGGTCATTAAAGAATCACGTCTAGGTGGTACTTCGGCAGAAACAATTGCACTACCGAATCTTGATTTCGGAACCTATTATATTCAAGTCTATGCTTACGGTGGAGCCGAAACCAACTACAAACTCACAGTCTCGGCAACATCTAACGAATCTATTCCCATATCCACTAGTGGCGGTAGTTCTCGTTGGGAAAAAGGAACTTTGCGGGCTGATATCTTCACCTATCAACGCAATAGTCAGATTACCTTCATATCAGGTAATGGCAACGTTGATTTTGGTAGTGGCAAACGGGATGTTCTTAACCTCAAAGATGCGGGTGTATTTAGGAATCAAGTTACTTTTGATTGGGCAACAGCTAGTGGAGGGGGTGTTGTTGCTAACCCAGGTAATAAGAGTCGGTTATTCGATGAGATTAGACTTAACGGCGGCGATGGTAGGCGAATACTCTTTGAAGGGATTGAGAAAATTGAATTTGCTGGTGGTGTCACCTATGATTTAACTCAACAAGTTCCCGATAACAACATCACACCTGTAGTAGTACCAAACGATGAAGCATTTAATCAGCAGTGGAACTTGCACATCACAGGTGTTCATAATGCGTGGCGATTTACCACTGGTTCGGCAGATAAGGTATTAATTGGGATTGAAGATTCCGGCTTAGGAACTGATAGTAATGGTAATATCCACCCCGATTTACGTAGAACTTTCTTTAATGGCAATAACTATTTAGATGAATCCTCAAGCTATTCCCACGGAACTTTAGTTCAGAGTACTATTGCGGCTAGAGGTAATAATCAACAAGGTATTGCGGGTATCAACTGGTCATCTGATAGTTACATGGTGGATGTTCTTGGTGGTGATAACGGAGATTATGATCTTGCTTCGGCTACACAATCAATTATTGATAAGGCAGTTAGTCTAGGTAGGCGTTTAGTTATTAATTTTAGTTTGGTTGGTGGTTCATCCAAAGAACTACAAAACATTATTGCTAGTAATCAAGATGTTCTCTTTGTATTTGCGGCTGGGAATGACAACAAAGATAGTATTTCCAGTCCTGGTTCATTTGCCCAATCATACAGTAATGTTATTTCCGTAGGTTCCTCGTGGGGATTGACAGATTGGTATCGAAATGCCAAAAACCCTGGAGACAGGGCTTACTATGAAAACTGGTGGGGTTCAAACTATGCGAGTCAGGCAGATATCAATGCAGGTTTACGACCATTGACTTTAATGGCACCTACTGAATTTATTGCTGGAAATGCCGAACGGAACACATCGGGTACTTATAACTTTAACTACGATAATAAATTTAATGGTACGTCTGCATCTACACCGATGGTTTCGGGAATTGCGTCATTAGTTTGGAGTGCTAATCCTAATCTTTCAGCAAGTGAGATTAAGGCTATTTTGGCGGAAACAGCGTATGATTTGGGTGAGCAAGGATACGATCAATATTATGGATACGGGTTCGTTAATGCTGATGCTGCTGTGCGGACTGCGTTAGCTTTAGCTAGAGGCTAA
- a CDS encoding DUF3685 domain-containing protein, translating to MSDILRIVLIDQDPIFRLGLQVSLAKIPSLQVVGETETIMAALPLLTELKSLSVDLLILEFANGDRNLASLQHLQAEYPSLAILILTSVQDWAFRETVRKMGVNGYCHKGIPISELVMVIENIATGGEFWEETTQDASPRQLGLSGKINQRFSHLRLSGNNQISTNLQQVRSHLRSPGLNIWEKAILAGKQRELLAARWVINHLLPSLPTETSLQISPTKETSNYSQLQPVTSSVAFNSLRGVQSVLFAECITQLQSSLENISATPLEIDILRVDKKTELLNLVLQKFAQIVDELRISQLGITQVAEIKERIILDLWQITIRDFFGKFSRIEVGNDSVEIVTLLLQDAEIVKSQILRQIPLFDELIIYLMFPGDICIENTFYPIHSLEAKSYALNILENLLIQIGNATIQPLLNRLADSEYIKQSFYHHHFISTREIERFRNDLSWKYRWQNYVTEAQAIFESRYELFVITPRGIAKTSIYTSRQQELTQLTGIPLTVTLLLEFRDAIAPRLKALVSLLGNTIIFVLTKIVGRGIGLIGRGILQGMGNVSFPDKKSKGDSKF from the coding sequence ATGAGTGATATTCTCAGAATTGTCCTAATTGATCAAGACCCCATTTTTCGCTTGGGTTTGCAGGTATCGTTGGCAAAAATCCCAAGCTTACAAGTTGTGGGGGAAACTGAGACAATTATGGCTGCTTTACCGTTGCTAACAGAGTTAAAGTCGCTGTCGGTGGATTTGTTGATTCTAGAATTTGCCAATGGTGATCGAAATTTAGCATCTTTGCAGCATTTACAAGCTGAATATCCCAGTTTAGCTATATTAATCTTGACTTCAGTTCAAGATTGGGCTTTTCGTGAAACTGTCAGAAAAATGGGAGTAAATGGATATTGCCACAAGGGGATACCTATTTCTGAGTTGGTGATGGTGATTGAGAATATTGCTACTGGGGGCGAATTTTGGGAAGAAACTACACAAGATGCTTCTCCACGTCAACTTGGTTTGTCTGGAAAAATTAATCAGCGATTTTCTCATCTGCGATTATCGGGAAATAACCAAATCAGTACCAATCTACAACAAGTGCGATCGCATTTGCGTTCCCCTGGGCTAAATATCTGGGAAAAGGCTATCCTAGCTGGTAAGCAACGGGAATTGTTAGCAGCACGTTGGGTGATTAATCATCTACTGCCATCATTGCCAACGGAAACTAGTTTACAAATTTCCCCCACTAAGGAGACAAGTAACTATTCGCAGTTACAACCAGTTACTAGTTCGGTAGCTTTTAACAGTTTACGTGGTGTTCAATCAGTTTTATTTGCAGAATGTATTACTCAGCTACAATCATCCTTAGAAAATATTAGCGCTACACCTTTAGAAATTGATATTTTACGGGTTGATAAAAAAACTGAACTGCTAAATCTAGTTTTACAGAAATTTGCCCAGATAGTTGATGAGTTAAGGATTTCTCAGTTGGGTATAACTCAAGTAGCTGAAATCAAAGAAAGAATTATATTAGATTTGTGGCAAATCACCATTAGGGATTTTTTTGGCAAATTTTCCCGGATAGAAGTTGGTAATGATTCGGTGGAAATTGTAACTCTACTTTTACAAGATGCAGAAATAGTCAAATCCCAAATTTTACGCCAAATTCCCCTATTTGATGAATTAATCATATATCTGATGTTTCCTGGTGATATATGTATAGAGAATACATTTTATCCAATTCATAGCCTTGAAGCAAAATCCTATGCTTTGAATATTTTAGAAAATCTCTTGATTCAAATTGGAAATGCTACGATTCAACCACTATTAAATCGATTAGCAGATTCGGAATATATTAAACAAAGTTTTTATCATCATCACTTCATTTCCACTAGGGAAATTGAACGCTTCAGAAATGATCTTTCTTGGAAATATCGTTGGCAAAACTACGTTACCGAAGCTCAAGCAATTTTTGAAAGTCGTTATGAATTATTTGTAATTACACCCAGGGGAATTGCTAAAACTTCTATTTATACTTCTCGTCAACAAGAATTAACCCAACTCACAGGTATTCCCCTAACGGTGACATTACTACTGGAATTCCGGGACGCGATCGCACCACGGCTCAAAGCCTTGGTATCATTACTAGGTAATACAATTATTTTCGTCCTCACCAAAATTGTTGGTCGGGGAATTGGTCTGATTGGTCGTGGTATTCTTCAAGGTATGGGTAATGTTAGTTTTCCTGATAAAAAAAGTAAGGGTGATTCCAAATTTTGA
- a CDS encoding DUF4359 domain-containing protein → MKVSTIITSIGIIGLSLLGVAMFKTNPVESQYQDYAVSQISDYAKKNGCNKAPGFIERLTKIKIAVKCDEIINNAKPQIEDAIAATTQRQDFIFFSIYRTEFQFSSLIPALPSYKFESVGAFNNFYTYSAEKQ, encoded by the coding sequence ATGAAAGTCTCAACTATCATTACCAGTATCGGCATCATCGGATTATCCTTGTTGGGGGTGGCAATGTTCAAAACTAACCCTGTTGAATCGCAATATCAGGATTATGCAGTATCTCAAATTAGCGATTATGCCAAGAAAAACGGTTGTAATAAGGCACCTGGCTTTATAGAAAGGTTGACAAAAATCAAAATAGCTGTTAAGTGTGATGAAATTATCAACAATGCCAAGCCTCAGATTGAAGATGCGATCGCAGCCACCACACAACGACAAGATTTTATATTTTTCAGCATCTACCGCACAGAGTTTCAATTCAGTTCCTTGATTCCCGCACTCCCTTCATATAAATTTGAAAGTGTCGGCGCTTTTAACAACTTCTACACATACAGCGCCGAAAAACAGTAA
- a CDS encoding peptidylprolyl isomerase produces the protein MESSSFLTVDDQPVSIAEAVKYLQAGGKLGQYIGDILRQYVIEQEITQREDVAVSSAVTEQAIIDFRLKNQLTDQARFQEWLKTNGLSYDAFHSSVASGFKLEKLKTAISEPKLQEYFIERKIFLDRVVLSRIIIDSLELAEELQAQIQEGASFEQIAKEYSLADDRVVNGMMGPVSRGTLPDILRAAIDMATPGSLIGPIELEGRYGLFRVEQFLLASLEDTQLKQALQNELFEKWLAEKIQKLTVKLQVG, from the coding sequence ATGGAGTCTTCATCTTTTTTGACAGTCGATGATCAACCTGTTTCCATTGCTGAAGCGGTCAAGTACCTGCAAGCAGGGGGAAAACTGGGGCAATATATCGGCGATATTTTACGTCAGTATGTAATTGAACAAGAAATTACGCAACGGGAAGATGTGGCAGTCAGTTCTGCTGTAACTGAACAAGCAATTATTGATTTTCGTTTAAAAAACCAACTCACAGATCAAGCACGCTTTCAAGAGTGGCTGAAAACTAATGGTTTAAGTTATGACGCTTTCCATAGTTCGGTTGCTTCTGGTTTCAAACTAGAAAAGCTCAAAACTGCAATCAGTGAACCAAAACTTCAAGAATATTTTATCGAAAGAAAGATTTTCCTTGATCGAGTGGTTTTATCTCGAATTATTATTGATAGTTTAGAACTAGCAGAGGAACTGCAAGCTCAAATCCAGGAGGGAGCAAGTTTTGAACAAATAGCTAAGGAGTATTCATTAGCAGATGACCGGGTAGTAAATGGGATGATGGGACCAGTCAGTCGGGGTACCCTGCCAGATATACTAAGGGCTGCTATTGATATGGCAACTCCCGGCAGTTTGATCGGACCAATTGAATTGGAAGGACGCTATGGTTTGTTTCGAGTGGAACAATTCCTTTTAGCATCTTTAGAAGATACTCAGTTAAAACAAGCACTACAAAATGAGTTGTTTGAGAAATGGCTAGCAGAGAAGATTCAAAAGTTAACGGTCAAGCTGCAAGTAGGTTAA
- a CDS encoding amidase, protein MNSIDLAFTPALKQAQLISQRQISPLELVEIYLERIQRLNPQLGSYFTVCGEQAIADAKIKTEQLVKDSFELPPFFGVPISIKDLNPVLNIPCTYGTPALLNNIPNYEDIIITKIRHAGFTILGKTATSELGSFPYTEPTCFPPSRNPWNLEYTSGGSSGGAAAAVAAGLSPIAQGSDGGGSIRGPVACCGVVGIKPSRGRVSCAPAGDRFSGIATNGSIGRTVADAASLLDIMSGSVIGDSHWLPKPEVSFLEHSRQHSEKLRIAYATKIHPIGNADSICQEAVAKTVKLLAEMGHEIEEKIPDITALIEPFQIVWQSGLAASGIPIEALQPLNRWLISKKHTASDYVIAVSQIQIFTRKILTYYADFDVLVLPVYLHPPIRVGEWSHLSPEDTFQNIIQWIAPCPLINATGQPAIALPVGFDYQGLPMGVQLIGKPADEATIIKLAAQLEAANPWIGQRPNLN, encoded by the coding sequence ATGAATTCAATCGATTTAGCCTTTACCCCAGCACTCAAGCAAGCACAATTAATTAGTCAGCGGCAAATATCACCATTAGAATTGGTGGAAATTTACTTAGAAAGAATTCAGCGCTTAAATCCCCAGTTAGGAAGTTATTTTACCGTTTGTGGTGAACAGGCGATCGCTGATGCCAAAATCAAGACTGAACAACTAGTTAAAGATAGCTTTGAATTACCGCCATTTTTTGGTGTTCCTATTTCCATTAAAGATTTAAATCCAGTATTAAATATTCCCTGCACATACGGAACACCAGCATTACTAAATAATATTCCTAATTACGAAGATATAATTATTACTAAGATTCGCCACGCCGGATTTACTATTCTTGGGAAAACTGCCACCTCAGAACTAGGTTCTTTTCCTTACACAGAACCTACCTGTTTTCCTCCATCTCGAAATCCCTGGAACCTAGAATATACTTCCGGTGGTTCCAGTGGAGGTGCAGCCGCAGCGGTAGCTGCTGGATTATCCCCCATTGCTCAAGGATCAGATGGTGGTGGTTCGATTCGCGGTCCTGTGGCTTGTTGTGGGGTTGTTGGTATTAAACCATCACGGGGAAGAGTATCATGCGCTCCCGCAGGCGATCGCTTTAGTGGGATAGCCACTAATGGTTCGATAGGCAGAACAGTTGCTGATGCGGCTTCTTTGTTAGATATTATGTCTGGATCAGTAATTGGGGACTCCCATTGGTTGCCAAAACCAGAAGTATCATTTTTGGAACATAGTCGCCAACATTCCGAAAAATTACGGATTGCCTATGCCACTAAAATTCACCCAATTGGTAACGCAGATTCCATCTGTCAGGAAGCTGTAGCCAAAACCGTTAAACTATTGGCGGAAATGGGACATGAAATCGAAGAAAAAATTCCCGACATTACAGCATTAATTGAACCATTTCAAATTGTTTGGCAATCAGGATTAGCAGCATCAGGAATCCCCATAGAAGCACTCCAACCCCTCAACCGTTGGTTAATATCCAAAAAACATACAGCTAGCGACTATGTGATTGCAGTTTCCCAAATACAAATATTTACCCGGAAGATACTAACGTATTATGCAGACTTTGATGTTTTAGTCTTACCAGTTTATTTACATCCTCCCATTCGGGTGGGTGAATGGTCACATCTGAGTCCCGAAGATACCTTCCAAAATATTATTCAATGGATTGCACCATGCCCATTAATCAATGCTACAGGACAACCAGCGATCGCACTTCCGGTAGGATTCGATTATCAAGGTTTACCCATGGGTGTGCAACTAATTGGGAAACCCGCAGATGAAGCCACTATTATCAAGTTAGCAGCACAACTTGAAGCTGCAAATCCTTGGATTGGGCAACGTCCAAATTTAAACTAA